Proteins found in one Fibrobacter succinogenes genomic segment:
- a CDS encoding TIGR02147 family protein: protein MKPIFEYTDYREWIRDAFEDFKKRKTVISWRYMAMKLGADPGNLLRISQGKIHLAVNFIKPMAEFFELDEKETAYWSELVYFGRAKSDQEALNHYEKMQALKGIPLKRLAKKELEFYRHWYYNAIRSVIGICNFKDDYEGLAESCSPAITVEQAKEAIKLLHDLNMISEGKDGYWKVNDTFVSTGGNWRSEAVRTFQKETIRLGGESLERHAPPLRDISTVTMTFNMNDIQLIREKIKEFRSDLLRLSQEGTGDDTVFQLNVQLFPLAFTKKLQEKSK, encoded by the coding sequence GTGAAACCAATTTTTGAATATACCGATTATCGCGAATGGATTAGAGACGCTTTTGAAGATTTTAAAAAGCGCAAGACGGTTATATCCTGGCGATACATGGCTATGAAACTCGGTGCTGATCCAGGAAACCTCCTCCGAATTTCGCAGGGCAAGATCCACCTTGCGGTCAACTTTATCAAGCCCATGGCTGAATTTTTTGAGCTTGACGAAAAGGAAACCGCCTATTGGTCGGAACTGGTCTATTTTGGACGCGCCAAGAGCGATCAGGAAGCCCTGAACCACTATGAGAAGATGCAGGCCTTGAAGGGTATTCCTTTAAAGCGTCTTGCCAAAAAAGAACTTGAATTTTACCGTCATTGGTACTATAACGCTATCCGTTCTGTAATCGGTATTTGTAATTTTAAAGATGATTATGAAGGGCTCGCGGAGTCTTGTTCGCCGGCAATCACGGTGGAGCAAGCCAAGGAGGCTATCAAGCTCCTCCACGACCTGAACATGATCTCTGAGGGAAAGGATGGGTACTGGAAAGTGAATGATACGTTTGTGAGTACAGGTGGTAACTGGAGGTCCGAAGCAGTTCGGACATTCCAAAAGGAGACGATTCGCCTTGGCGGTGAATCGCTAGAACGTCATGCGCCTCCTCTTCGCGATATTAGCACTGTGACGATGACGTTCAACATGAACGATATCCAGCTCATCCGTGAAAAGATTAAGGAGTTCCGCTCTGACTTGCTTCGCTTGTCACAGGAAGGAACCGGCGACGATACGGTATTCCAGCTGAATGTTCAGCTGTTCCCGCTTGCTTTTACTAAAAAATTGCAGGAGAAGTCAAAATGA
- a CDS encoding GGDEF domain-containing protein: MNFLIVVLLVVTAVAMFAYRHFLDDILDINLGEYPYVVASADSVDGGTSAITMTRTDSSVVIEYELREGYAYPYVGIKIYLGDGKFQGLDLSNYDSLFVWLKPRNEGSVRLYMRGYDKALYRKNDETSLKFNEIEFTPTREPYPAVFVPQEFRVAGWWVAQNEINVHKARVDLSNIPLIEIQTGTNAPLGYGGMEINRLRFKGKKISQVDLVTTLVALWFVTFLIILIIRFFDYSRERAINKKKQEELKKNLRALEIEKSEYEKSSKEDPLTGCLNRAGFSGVLLREQEKLNRTGLPVSFMIFDIDHFKEVNDTYGHLVGDEVLVNLAKLVQSMIRNTDSLVRWGGEEFVILSDETSIQNAAFLAEKLRKAIETTTLIKQQQVTCSFGVTEMVPGEDPKSFIARADKALYSSKESGRNRVTVATFRRSH, from the coding sequence ATGAATTTCCTGATTGTTGTGCTATTGGTGGTGACCGCCGTAGCCATGTTTGCATATCGGCATTTCCTTGATGACATTTTAGACATTAATCTTGGCGAATATCCCTATGTGGTTGCAAGTGCGGACTCCGTGGATGGAGGTACTTCTGCAATTACGATGACCCGTACCGATAGCTCTGTTGTTATTGAGTACGAACTTCGCGAGGGATACGCCTACCCGTATGTCGGGATCAAGATTTATCTTGGCGATGGCAAGTTCCAAGGGTTAGACCTTTCGAACTACGACAGTCTTTTTGTGTGGCTCAAACCGCGTAACGAGGGCTCCGTCCGTCTTTACATGCGCGGTTACGATAAGGCGCTTTATCGCAAGAACGACGAGACCTCCCTCAAGTTTAACGAGATTGAATTTACCCCGACCAGGGAGCCGTATCCGGCCGTGTTTGTCCCGCAGGAATTCCGCGTGGCTGGCTGGTGGGTGGCCCAGAACGAAATCAACGTTCACAAGGCGCGCGTTGATCTTTCGAACATTCCGCTTATTGAAATCCAGACCGGCACAAACGCTCCGCTTGGTTATGGCGGCATGGAAATCAATAGGCTTCGCTTCAAGGGTAAAAAAATTTCGCAAGTGGACCTCGTGACGACGCTTGTCGCTTTATGGTTTGTCACATTCCTTATCATCTTGATTATCAGGTTCTTCGATTACAGTCGTGAACGCGCGATTAACAAGAAGAAGCAGGAAGAACTCAAGAAGAACCTCCGTGCTCTCGAAATCGAGAAGAGCGAGTACGAGAAGTCCAGTAAGGAAGACCCGCTTACCGGGTGCCTCAACCGTGCTGGCTTTAGCGGTGTTCTCCTCCGCGAACAGGAAAAACTCAATAGGACAGGCCTCCCGGTGTCGTTCATGATTTTCGACATCGACCACTTCAAGGAAGTGAACGATACATACGGCCATCTCGTTGGCGACGAAGTTCTTGTGAACCTTGCAAAGCTTGTGCAGAGCATGATTCGCAATACGGATTCCCTTGTGCGCTGGGGCGGCGAAGAGTTCGTGATCTTGAGTGATGAGACGAGTATCCAGAACGCGGCGTTCCTTGCAGAAAAGCTCCGCAAGGCGATTGAAACAACGACGCTTATCAAGCAGCAGCAGGTGACCTGCTCCTTTGGTGTGACCGAAATGGTACCGGGCGAAGATCCGAAGTCCTTCATTGCTCGTGCCGACAAGGCGTTGTATTCTTCGAAGGAAAGCGGCCGTAACCGTGTTACCGTGGCAACGTTCAGACGTAGTCATTAA
- a CDS encoding SGNH/GDSL hydrolase family protein yields the protein MQNLLFNGRWAHDNGVSRASAPAASITFNAKASKITFTVEGRSRWRLDRDGKQIDQFEVDAKEERAIKVQDDGAFHKYRFIKISESGVPEIKFYGISVDGEFGEAPKPSQRRIEFIGDSFTAGYGCEGSSAEDAPEFDKTNASKSYAYLLASGFNADYQVNAFSGRGLVRNYDNIVPDWTMERLYDYTVMGSVTSYSKPERWDFEKFHPQVVVIFEGINDFQGNPPYADKGKFKKAYVKLLEKLRKSHPGVKFLLISTKVWPNDDLGPTIKEIYDSEIAAGHKDLEYKHVFTSNVGLHGHPDTHSQEELANTLRPVIARLGRWLSR from the coding sequence ATGCAAAATTTGCTGTTTAACGGCCGCTGGGCCCATGATAACGGCGTGAGCCGCGCCAGTGCGCCTGCTGCATCCATTACATTTAATGCCAAAGCCTCGAAAATTACATTTACAGTCGAAGGCCGTTCCCGCTGGCGCCTTGACCGCGACGGCAAGCAAATTGACCAGTTCGAAGTCGATGCCAAGGAAGAACGTGCAATCAAGGTTCAGGACGATGGCGCCTTCCACAAGTACCGCTTCATCAAGATTAGCGAAAGTGGCGTTCCCGAAATCAAGTTCTACGGCATTTCCGTTGATGGCGAGTTTGGCGAAGCCCCCAAGCCTTCCCAACGCCGCATCGAGTTCATCGGCGATTCCTTTACCGCGGGTTATGGTTGCGAAGGTTCTTCTGCTGAAGACGCTCCCGAGTTCGATAAGACGAATGCCTCCAAAAGTTATGCATACCTCCTTGCTAGCGGTTTCAATGCCGACTACCAGGTGAATGCCTTCAGTGGGCGCGGTCTTGTGCGCAACTACGACAATATCGTGCCCGATTGGACCATGGAACGCCTCTATGATTACACGGTCATGGGCTCGGTAACCTCATATTCGAAGCCAGAACGCTGGGATTTTGAAAAATTCCACCCGCAGGTTGTCGTGATTTTTGAAGGAATTAACGATTTTCAGGGCAATCCTCCGTATGCGGATAAAGGAAAATTCAAAAAGGCGTACGTAAAACTGCTCGAAAAGCTCCGTAAGTCTCACCCTGGTGTGAAATTCCTGCTTATTTCGACGAAAGTTTGGCCGAACGATGACCTTGGTCCCACGATTAAAGAGATTTACGATAGCGAAATCGCTGCCGGACACAAGGACCTCGAATATAAACACGTCTTTACATCGAATGTCGGTTTGCATGGACACCCCGATACACATTCCCAAGAAGAGCTGGCGAACACTCTAAGGCCCGTAATCGCTCGCCTTGGACGATGGCTTTCGAGATAA
- a CDS encoding S8 family serine peptidase has product MKNIEMSGLKLLVKIIAFVVFLPSMMMASDSLLVDFQSERHRTEWNWVEYRVTLANISTKTISNPVIQYFAENTNIQYCEKNANKPSCSGVKTGNYGRDSMLRASVDYASNSFKVDTMIVSAGKYTVVNLKTKGELRPGKSVKLHFRLHREDWKAWDCSRDYSYQKNAAVKEKSYFMAVYDDKNNILWGYNPLDGSSGTGNVVWSSRNKHHVIEKFKGSEDEVVPQGRFWILKDSVFTKSEKDSLKAKGVDVVEVSTYLGRTLLFSRASVPVRVKTLQLQLSGFYNAFSVDDTTSLSLILGDDDLYGKKRVCQEDGSCEEIVEEKLSYRLEVMCWPDVGMFTCKDIVTSCGGADALIDRQIVLATVPRDSVQCLSRNHNVKDLATEKVGAPFASCSEDKVYYFSDVDFYNGQIYRSMGLNYLQSSPAWVAGMKETVKTTTWLKGELYTGEGVVVGVYDTGVDFENLAFQEYDVEKKEYFPRKSPWYSKENQKYDYDNTTVGRADHGTRVAGAIGGNGSGAPNSRLRGIAPKVQFYSLGGVFNRQSGHVVNHSTALVENDDICCFFDEKDQKEKMRKAIYYGKNFRKIDENIFRNWKLFSEGGDFLTKTFVMAAGNNGDVQYYDTMRGFHSILGPFKNAIVVGAIDARAEDIVASFSGLGPTWDGRIKPDVVAHGTRYSFVVATTIGKGRIESYDYDFMCGTSLSAPIVTGVVALMYQKFRERTGLPLEEQSMRNSTTKAILIHSATDMKGKHRVLDGVEIMEGKKVRVSYGQGPDFVTGWGSVNAKGALDIIDGYDAANQKFERFREFEIYNGMVKKWTFSIPAGAGVKKVRITLVWDDAVPSVEDVSVENFTKSKLVNDLDMYLVSPSGIRYYPWKLDSLSTAYMDENGKFVGARGLLARTSGYEMITLDEAEKGAYQKKHLECLDSNVFRSCFDHLNNVEVVDVEGEFSGADIETGEWQVVVEGYKVKVGNSTDGFAQVASIVSDFKLEEPVCFEDEHPYLKNKTSSCVHELGNFLENYVTFDSRTFVAPNDWIYLYDGSGQLIGAYTGSELAGKTIGVKTKTLKVVLESNDDNQQGWGYAIDKVEHLSYDVLAPILLDVRRKK; this is encoded by the coding sequence ATGAAAAATATTGAAATGAGTGGACTGAAATTACTTGTTAAAATAATTGCTTTTGTAGTATTTTTGCCTTCAATGATGATGGCTAGTGATTCTTTGCTTGTTGACTTTCAAAGTGAACGCCATAGAACGGAATGGAATTGGGTAGAGTATAGGGTGACTCTTGCCAATATTTCGACAAAGACCATATCAAATCCCGTAATCCAGTATTTCGCAGAAAACACAAATATCCAGTATTGCGAAAAGAACGCGAACAAACCTAGCTGCAGTGGCGTGAAAACGGGAAACTATGGTCGGGATTCAATGCTTCGTGCTTCTGTTGATTACGCATCAAACTCATTTAAGGTGGATACAATGATTGTATCCGCAGGGAAATATACTGTAGTGAATTTGAAAACGAAGGGCGAGTTGCGTCCCGGCAAATCGGTTAAACTGCATTTTCGTTTGCATCGTGAAGATTGGAAGGCTTGGGATTGTAGCAGGGATTATTCGTATCAGAAAAATGCTGCTGTTAAGGAAAAGAGTTACTTCATGGCAGTTTATGATGATAAAAATAACATTCTTTGGGGATACAATCCGCTTGATGGATCTAGTGGAACCGGCAACGTTGTCTGGAGTAGCCGTAATAAGCATCATGTGATTGAAAAATTCAAAGGCAGTGAAGATGAGGTTGTACCTCAAGGCCGTTTTTGGATTCTGAAAGATTCCGTATTTACGAAGAGTGAAAAGGATTCTTTAAAAGCAAAGGGTGTCGATGTTGTTGAAGTATCTACTTATCTAGGGCGAACGCTCTTGTTTAGCAGGGCTTCTGTTCCGGTTAGAGTAAAAACGCTTCAACTGCAATTGTCTGGATTTTATAACGCATTTTCTGTAGATGACACGACATCTCTTTCTTTGATTTTGGGAGACGATGATTTGTATGGGAAAAAACGTGTTTGCCAAGAGGATGGTTCATGTGAGGAAATAGTAGAAGAAAAACTCTCGTATAGGCTAGAAGTGATGTGTTGGCCTGATGTGGGTATGTTTACATGCAAGGATATCGTAACATCGTGCGGAGGTGCAGACGCGTTGATTGACCGTCAAATTGTTTTGGCTACGGTTCCAAGGGATTCTGTGCAATGTCTATCGCGAAATCACAATGTGAAGGATTTGGCAACGGAGAAGGTGGGGGCGCCTTTTGCTTCGTGCTCTGAAGATAAAGTATATTATTTTAGTGATGTTGATTTTTACAATGGTCAGATTTATCGTTCAATGGGTTTGAATTATTTACAAAGTAGTCCGGCATGGGTGGCGGGGATGAAAGAAACTGTAAAAACAACAACGTGGTTAAAAGGAGAGTTGTATACAGGAGAGGGAGTGGTTGTTGGCGTTTATGATACTGGGGTGGATTTTGAAAATTTAGCCTTTCAAGAATATGATGTTGAAAAAAAAGAATATTTTCCTAGAAAATCTCCATGGTATAGTAAAGAAAATCAAAAATATGATTATGATAACACTACCGTAGGTCGGGCGGATCATGGAACAAGAGTGGCGGGTGCTATTGGTGGAAATGGAAGTGGGGCGCCAAATTCTCGATTGAGAGGAATTGCTCCTAAGGTGCAATTTTATTCATTGGGTGGTGTGTTTAACCGTCAGTCAGGGCATGTGGTAAATCATTCTACAGCTTTGGTTGAAAATGATGATATATGTTGTTTTTTTGATGAAAAAGACCAAAAGGAGAAGATGAGGAAAGCGATTTATTATGGGAAAAATTTTAGAAAGATAGATGAAAATATTTTTAGAAATTGGAAGCTGTTTTCTGAAGGTGGTGACTTTTTAACTAAAACTTTTGTTATGGCTGCAGGAAATAATGGAGACGTTCAATATTATGATACGATGAGAGGTTTTCATTCCATATTGGGTCCATTTAAAAACGCCATTGTTGTTGGTGCTATCGATGCTAGAGCTGAGGATATTGTGGCTAGTTTTTCAGGGCTGGGGCCTACATGGGATGGTCGTATAAAACCAGATGTTGTGGCGCATGGTACACGATATAGTTTTGTTGTAGCAACGACTATTGGCAAAGGAAGGATAGAAAGTTATGATTATGATTTTATGTGTGGAACATCGTTGTCGGCTCCAATTGTAACTGGGGTTGTTGCTTTGATGTATCAGAAATTTAGAGAGAGAACGGGGTTGCCTTTAGAAGAACAATCAATGAGAAATTCGACAACAAAGGCTATACTTATACATTCGGCTACAGATATGAAAGGCAAACATAGAGTTTTGGATGGGGTTGAAATTATGGAAGGAAAAAAAGTGAGAGTATCATACGGACAAGGTCCTGATTTTGTAACAGGTTGGGGTAGTGTGAATGCGAAAGGTGCTTTGGATATTATTGACGGTTATGATGCTGCAAATCAAAAATTTGAGAGGTTCCGTGAATTTGAAATATACAATGGAATGGTTAAAAAGTGGACGTTTAGTATTCCTGCTGGTGCTGGGGTAAAAAAAGTGAGGATTACCTTGGTTTGGGATGATGCTGTCCCTTCAGTTGAAGATGTTTCTGTAGAAAATTTTACCAAATCAAAATTAGTCAATGATTTGGATATGTATCTTGTGTCCCCGTCTGGTATACGTTATTATCCATGGAAGTTAGATTCTCTTTCAACAGCATATATGGATGAAAATGGTAAATTCGTTGGTGCCAGAGGGTTACTGGCTAGAACATCCGGTTATGAAATGATAACGCTTGATGAGGCGGAAAAGGGGGCTTATCAAAAGAAACATTTGGAATGCCTAGATTCGAATGTTTTTCGTTCATGCTTTGACCATCTCAATAATGTCGAAGTCGTTGATGTTGAAGGAGAATTTTCTGGTGCTGATATTGAGACTGGCGAATGGCAAGTTGTTGTTGAAGGATATAAAGTTAAAGTTGGGAATAGTACGGATGGTTTTGCACAAGTGGCGTCTATTGTTAGCGATTTCAAATTAGAAGAACCCGTTTGTTTTGAAGATGAACATCCTTATTTAAAAAATAAGACTAGTTCCTGTGTTCATGAATTAGGGAATTTTTTGGAAAATTATGTTACATTTGATAGTAGGACTTTTGTAGCTCCGAATGATTGGATTTATCTTTATGATGGTTCGGGGCAATTGATAGGTGCGTATACTGGTTCGGAACTTGCGGGGAAGACTATTGGTGTAAAAACGAAGACTCTTAAAGTTGTTCTTGAAAGTAATGATGATAATCAGCAAGGTTGGGGCTATGCGATAGATAAGGTTGAACATTTGTCTTATGATGTTTTGGCTCCAATCCTCTTGGATGTAAGGAGAAAAAAATGA
- a CDS encoding helicase C-terminal domain-containing protein: protein MKMEKIPAFVALDLETTGLDFEKDEIIEVALVRFENGEPKENLDFLVKPSSAELRPFIETLTGINKADLESAPDFATVAGQICSFIGDLPIVAHNALFDSKFLKQAFTKVGISYDSHVFWDSLTLSRIAFQDVPNHRLDTLVQELDIERSRAHRALPDADACGRLFVKALEKISTMDPWIYDALSKVAKGSGYETLFTSNVETLAAPKYKLPIAPAPEALPKSRAPRVSEFFKEGGFISFVVDNYKPRHNQQDFASVMERNMYKGGLCVLEAPTGSGKTLSYLITAANKAITGERVLISTATRTLQEQLWTQSIPQIAKIYNGELRPAILKGRDNYLCLRKFEELLMHPQTLLSTEERDSFMALIPWVLTTETGDINECNSFSQSRNRVLWSKLSCSASCCNGENHSCHENCPALIAKRKAMNANMVLVNHSLFLSDLQLDFALLPSYEHIVFDEAHRLPEISNQVFGRTISFFGFRNIAKTLEPSKAGGDGLIAEIASRIPAEQPELHELCDKLSEALGESEKALHRFFMKIGKKLAKQKNGRSGFTYTNSILAEYEADPATFLEQYANARGFAEKLVAAAANIDSLKGVVSDLDGRMTEIGHFISDFEFVTKAGRSDWVFYMEEPFNPHTIKLHAVPLHSGSIWREKFYPWIKSATFTSATLSVQADLTYFLQKMGMDNLRLSKQPFVRVYTEQSDVNERRSVMVAKFLPKPSAQEFGDALNDTLLKVLPSIEENTMVLFTSVATMMKAQAALAPAFAERNKLLLCQHVDGSLDGLVAMFRKERGACLLGCQSLWEGVDFPGDALKLLVITKLPFPNPTDPLVAGITNEMKAANKNFFKDYFIPEAYIELRQGLGRLLRSDSDSGKVLILDNRVILERYGKTFSRIWNFKQRIAGSVSDIERFVK from the coding sequence ATGAAGATGGAAAAAATTCCCGCATTTGTGGCGCTTGACTTGGAAACAACCGGTCTTGATTTCGAGAAAGACGAAATCATCGAGGTGGCTCTAGTTCGCTTTGAAAATGGCGAACCGAAGGAAAATCTCGATTTTCTGGTGAAACCGTCTTCTGCTGAACTTCGTCCCTTTATTGAGACGCTGACTGGCATTAACAAGGCTGACTTGGAAAGTGCTCCGGATTTTGCAACAGTTGCTGGGCAGATTTGCTCGTTTATCGGTGATCTCCCGATTGTTGCACACAATGCCCTTTTCGATTCCAAGTTCCTCAAGCAGGCGTTTACCAAGGTCGGTATTTCTTATGATTCCCATGTGTTCTGGGATTCGCTCACGCTTTCGCGCATTGCGTTCCAGGATGTTCCGAACCATCGTCTCGATACACTTGTACAGGAACTCGATATTGAACGTAGCCGTGCTCATCGTGCCTTGCCTGATGCTGATGCTTGCGGACGCTTGTTCGTGAAGGCTCTCGAAAAGATTTCTACAATGGACCCGTGGATTTATGATGCTCTTTCTAAAGTTGCTAAGGGCTCCGGCTACGAGACGCTTTTCACATCGAATGTCGAAACGCTTGCCGCTCCGAAGTACAAGTTGCCTATAGCCCCCGCTCCAGAAGCTTTGCCTAAGTCTAGGGCTCCGCGTGTGAGTGAATTTTTCAAGGAAGGCGGATTTATTTCGTTTGTCGTTGATAATTACAAGCCGCGCCACAACCAGCAGGATTTTGCCTCGGTCATGGAACGCAATATGTACAAGGGCGGTCTCTGCGTGCTCGAAGCTCCGACCGGTTCCGGCAAGACATTGTCTTACCTGATTACGGCTGCAAACAAGGCTATTACCGGCGAGCGTGTGCTCATCAGTACCGCAACGCGCACTTTGCAGGAACAGCTTTGGACTCAGTCTATCCCGCAGATTGCAAAGATTTACAATGGCGAACTTCGCCCGGCGATTTTGAAAGGCCGCGACAACTACCTTTGCCTCCGTAAGTTCGAAGAACTGCTGATGCATCCGCAAACGCTCCTTTCCACCGAAGAACGCGATTCTTTCATGGCGCTTATCCCATGGGTCTTGACGACTGAAACGGGTGACATCAACGAATGCAATTCCTTTAGCCAGAGCCGCAATCGTGTGCTTTGGTCGAAGCTTTCGTGCAGTGCCTCTTGCTGCAACGGCGAAAATCACTCGTGTCACGAAAACTGCCCGGCACTCATTGCAAAGCGCAAGGCCATGAATGCAAACATGGTGCTTGTGAACCATTCGCTTTTCCTTTCTGATTTGCAACTCGATTTTGCGTTGCTCCCGTCGTACGAACACATTGTTTTTGACGAAGCGCACCGCCTGCCAGAAATCAGTAACCAGGTGTTTGGCCGCACGATTTCGTTCTTCGGATTCAGAAATATTGCAAAAACGCTCGAACCTTCCAAAGCGGGTGGCGACGGCCTCATTGCAGAAATTGCAAGCCGAATCCCGGCAGAACAGCCGGAACTCCATGAACTCTGCGACAAGCTTTCCGAAGCTTTGGGCGAATCCGAAAAGGCTCTGCACCGCTTCTTCATGAAGATTGGCAAGAAACTTGCTAAGCAGAAAAATGGCCGCAGTGGCTTTACGTACACGAATAGCATCCTCGCTGAATACGAAGCTGACCCGGCAACGTTCCTCGAACAGTACGCTAATGCTCGTGGCTTTGCTGAAAAGCTCGTTGCGGCGGCTGCAAATATTGATTCCCTCAAGGGCGTTGTGAGTGACCTTGATGGCCGCATGACCGAGATTGGCCATTTCATTTCGGACTTTGAATTTGTTACAAAGGCGGGCCGCAGTGATTGGGTCTTCTACATGGAAGAACCGTTCAACCCGCATACCATCAAGCTGCATGCAGTTCCGCTCCATTCTGGTAGCATCTGGAGAGAAAAGTTCTATCCGTGGATCAAGTCTGCGACGTTTACTTCGGCGACGCTTTCTGTGCAGGCCGATCTCACGTATTTCTTGCAAAAAATGGGCATGGACAATTTGCGCTTGAGCAAACAGCCGTTTGTGAGAGTTTATACTGAACAGTCCGATGTGAACGAACGCCGCTCCGTGATGGTGGCTAAGTTCCTCCCGAAACCTTCGGCTCAGGAATTTGGCGATGCCTTGAACGATACGCTTTTGAAAGTGCTCCCGTCGATTGAAGAAAATACGATGGTGCTCTTCACAAGTGTCGCTACGATGATGAAGGCGCAGGCTGCACTTGCTCCGGCATTTGCCGAACGCAACAAGCTTTTGCTCTGCCAGCATGTCGATGGCTCGCTTGACGGACTCGTGGCTATGTTCCGCAAGGAACGCGGCGCCTGCCTCTTGGGTTGCCAAAGCCTTTGGGAAGGTGTGGACTTCCCGGGCGATGCGCTCAAGTTGCTCGTTATTACGAAGCTCCCGTTCCCGAACCCGACAGATCCGCTTGTCGCTGGCATCACGAATGAGATGAAGGCTGCAAACAAGAACTTCTTCAAGGATTACTTTATCCCAGAAGCCTATATTGAACTCCGTCAGGGCTTGGGTCGCCTTTTGCGTTCTGATTCCGATTCCGGAAAGGTCCTCATCTTGGATAATCGCGTTATCCTCGAACGCTACGGCAAGACCTTCTCCCGCATTTGGAACTTCAAGCAGCGCATCGCTGGCTCCGTCTCCGACATCGAACGCTTTGTGAAGTAA
- a CDS encoding Ig-like domain-containing domain, which yields MKFSKVAYFLASCLMIAACATQVAPSGGPEDKLPPRVAAVSPAPKTANHPNELYVKLEFDEWINASIPRGAISISPPIEKKLRYEVHGKMLEVYSRAELDTGTTYTVTFAGGIKDLRGNALAKPFQVVFSTGATIDSLTLSGRVMVSDSLVRKRSYPSVGLYLMGPERESKRYLEKYRDTTTHVLDSLPMLTKEEPLYITAADSIGNFTFTGLKAGRYRVVAFVDGNGNHRIEPSSELAGVWISDLLLNETTQDTLWIALADQDTSLMEMDNVTQPFANVLEANFTRRVYFDSAFADTSNCYLASPDGDTLYPRLVYLGTLNAPRFYFDPKPKDEVLYKFICRTGKDSLSRALDTARNYAEIEWKEMEADTLAPKIQTVQVTGKSKNAFPHDSLVVIYNKPVLDSLKDMFFIVENKDTAQVSAKKLDPVRYLVKRDTPWPTDSKFSLLRGYADTTLAKADSNGVRDTVITTKYENKLTFETISKLKLASMVGKIPGAKAGAIVRLKSVETGKFEYAKCSSYGAFAFNDLVEGGYIIDYYYADKGTGLPNGGSLNPFSFGSAWRSPIDTLKIKSGPNDLEQLMPNLPALP from the coding sequence ATGAAGTTCTCGAAGGTTGCATATTTTTTGGCCTCATGCCTGATGATAGCTGCTTGCGCTACGCAAGTGGCTCCTTCGGGTGGTCCCGAAGATAAGCTGCCGCCGCGTGTCGCGGCGGTGTCTCCTGCACCAAAGACTGCAAATCATCCGAATGAACTTTATGTGAAATTGGAATTCGATGAATGGATCAACGCCTCGATTCCGCGTGGTGCTATTTCCATTTCGCCTCCGATTGAAAAGAAGTTGCGTTACGAAGTTCACGGCAAGATGCTCGAAGTTTATTCGCGTGCCGAACTTGATACGGGAACGACTTATACCGTTACGTTCGCTGGTGGCATCAAGGATTTACGCGGTAATGCGCTGGCAAAGCCGTTCCAGGTCGTATTCTCGACGGGTGCTACGATTGACTCTTTGACGCTTTCCGGTCGTGTGATGGTGAGCGATTCCCTTGTGCGCAAAAGATCGTACCCGAGCGTGGGCCTTTATTTGATGGGTCCTGAACGTGAATCCAAGCGCTATCTTGAAAAGTATCGCGATACGACTACGCATGTGCTGGATTCGCTCCCGATGCTTACAAAAGAAGAACCGCTTTATATCACGGCGGCTGATAGCATTGGAAACTTCACGTTTACAGGGCTTAAGGCTGGGCGTTATCGCGTTGTCGCATTTGTCGATGGGAATGGCAACCACAGGATTGAACCGTCGTCGGAACTTGCTGGTGTCTGGATTTCGGATTTGCTATTGAATGAAACAACGCAGGACACGCTTTGGATTGCGCTTGCGGACCAAGACACTTCGCTGATGGAAATGGACAATGTCACGCAGCCTTTTGCAAACGTACTGGAAGCGAACTTTACGCGCCGCGTCTATTTTGACTCTGCTTTTGCGGATACTTCTAACTGCTATCTTGCTTCGCCGGATGGCGATACGCTTTACCCGCGACTTGTGTATCTCGGGACATTGAACGCTCCGCGTTTTTACTTTGATCCAAAACCGAAAGACGAAGTCTTGTACAAGTTTATTTGCCGTACCGGAAAGGATTCGCTTTCCCGTGCTTTAGATACCGCAAGGAACTATGCCGAAATTGAATGGAAAGAAATGGAGGCCGATACGCTCGCTCCAAAAATCCAGACGGTGCAGGTGACGGGTAAGTCGAAAAATGCGTTCCCGCATGATTCCTTGGTCGTAATTTATAACAAGCCTGTTCTCGATTCCTTGAAAGACATGTTCTTTATTGTCGAAAATAAAGATACGGCGCAAGTTTCTGCGAAAAAGCTAGACCCAGTCCGCTACCTTGTAAAGCGCGATACTCCGTGGCCGACTGATTCCAAGTTCAGCTTGCTGCGTGGCTATGCCGATACGACTTTGGCAAAGGCCGATAGCAATGGTGTCCGTGATACCGTGATTACGACAAAGTACGAAAATAAGCTCACGTTCGAGACGATTTCCAAATTGAAGTTGGCTTCGATGGTGGGTAAAATTCCTGGCGCAAAGGCGGGCGCTATAGTTCGTCTCAAGTCTGTGGAAACCGGTAAGTTTGAATATGCGAAGTGCTCTTCTTACGGGGCGTTTGCGTTTAATGACCTTGTTGAAGGTGGTTACATTATTGACTATTATTATGCAGATAAAGGGACCGGACTTCCGAATGGTGGTTCTCTAAATCCCTTTAGTTTTGGCTCTGCATGGCGTTCCCCGATTGATACTTTGAAAATCAAAAGTGGTCCAAACGATTTAGAACAACTGATGCCGAACTTGCCGGCATTGCCTTAA